TGACGATGTTGATCAGCACAAGGCTGGCGCTCGCCGCGATGGCGGCGCCAACGATTCCATACCGGGGAATGAGAACCAGGTTCAACGCGATTTGAAGAATCCCGGCAAACAACGTGTTCCACATCACCAAGCGGGTGTGACCGGCCAGCAGGAGGATGTTATTGGCGGAACCCGTTCCGGCGTTCACGATTTGCCCGATCGCCAGAATCACCAGGCACAGGGCGCCGCCTTCGAAGTTCTCACCGAATAGAGCAAGAAGTTCTTTCGGTAAAAGCGCGACCACGAGAAAAATCGGAAATGAAAGGGTCAAGGCCCACCGCAAAAGAATCTTGTACAGTTTCTCGAGTTGCGACCGATCGTTTCGGGCGATGCTTTCCGACAACAAAGGATTCGCAATCGACTCGAAGGATTGCAGAACCAG
This genomic interval from Nitrospiria bacterium contains the following:
- a CDS encoding polysaccharide biosynthesis C-terminal domain-containing protein, giving the protein LVLQSFESIANPLLSESIARNDRSQLEKLYKILLRWALTLSFPIFLVVALLPKELLALFGENFEGGALCLVILAIGQIVNAGTGSANNILLLAGHTRLVMWNTLFAGILQIALNLVLIPRYGIVGAAIAASASLVLINIVRIVQGFLLLGVQPYECIVWKPVAAGIGTSVVVVLLKEGLPVQNPFLLVCAVAASYFAFLVALGLGEEDIVVLRGVRQRIQRMVGVAG